The following are encoded in a window of Labrus bergylta chromosome 16, fLabBer1.1, whole genome shotgun sequence genomic DNA:
- the LOC109997535 gene encoding cyclin-dependent kinase 5 activator 1 — translation MGTVLSLSPSYRKAVLFEDGPATVGHYTAVQNSKNAKDAATAAGKSLKRPSIINVLPWKRIVAVSAKRKGSKKLQSDVGDGGKGSSPEGHATATATANSNSNSIKLKKSQSCANLSSYTSQDPSATTTTTSSHLPTSKTLANVVTVAAKKNSLTGNGIQPSTAAGTPKRVIVQASTSELMRSLGEFLCRRCYRLKRLSPTDPVLWLRSVDRSLLLQGWQDQGFITPANVVFLYMLCRDVVSSEVASERELQASLLTCLYLSYSYMGNEISYPLKPFLVEAEKEAFWDRCLEIINRMSGKMLQINTDPHYFTQVFADLKNESKKEEEKTKLLIGLDR, via the exons GGCCCGGCCACGGTAGGCCATTACACAGCGGTCCAGAACAGCAAGAACGCTAAGGACGCTGCCACAGCGGCTGGTAAGTCCCTCAAACGCCCCTCTATCATAAATGTGTTACCATGGAAACGCATTGTGGCTGTATCAGCGAAGAGGAAGGGCTCCAAGAAGCTGCAGTCGGACGTTGGGGACGGCGGGAAAGGGAGTTCTCCAGAAGGCCACGCCACTGCCACTGCCACAGCTAACTCCAACTCCAATAGCATTAAACTGAAGAAGTCTCAGTCCTGCGCTAACCTTTCATCTTACACAAGTCAGGATCCCTcagccaccaccaccactacctcCTCCCACCTGCCCACCTCCAAGACCCTTGCCAACGTAGTCACTGTCGCTGCCAAAAAGAATTCCCTCACAGGCAATGGGATCCAACCATCGACTGCAGCAGGCACTCCAAAACGTGTCATTGTCCAG GCTTCAACCAGCGAACTGATGCGCAGCCTGGGTGAGTTCCTGTGCCGTCGGTGTTACCGTTTGAAGCGTCTCTCCCCGACTGACCCGGTGCTGTGGCTGCGCAGCGTGGACCGCTCCCTCCTCCTACAGGGCTGGCAGGACCAGGGTTTCATCACTCCGGCCAACGTGGTCTTCCTCTACATGCTGTGCCGCGACGTGGTATCATCCGAGGTGGCGTCAGAGCGCGAGCTGCAAGCCTCGCTGCTCACCTGCCTCTACCTGTCCTACTCTTACATGGGGAATGAGATCTCCTACCCGCTGAAGCCCTTCCTGGTGGAGGCAGAGAAGGAGGCCTTCTGGGACCGCTGCCTGGAGATCATCAACCGCATGAGCGGCAAGATGCTGCAGATCAACACCGACCCGCACTACTTCACCCAGGTGTTTGCCGACCTGAAGAACGAGAgcaagaaagaggaggagaaaaccaAACTCCTCATAGGCCTTGACCGATAA